The following proteins come from a genomic window of Gossypium raimondii isolate GPD5lz chromosome 5, ASM2569854v1, whole genome shotgun sequence:
- the LOC105770715 gene encoding protein ZINC INDUCED FACILITATOR-LIKE 1, whose amino-acid sequence MAAEYREPLLKKKHYKNCPGCKVDEMKELEQGLPIRPLLSIWIIVLCTALPISSLFPFLYFMIRDFHIAEREEDIGSYAGYVGSAFMLGRALTSVSWGIFADRYGRKPVIIMGTTSVVIFNTLFGLSVNFWMAVITRFLLGSLNGLLGPIKAYAVEIFRDEYQALGLSTVSTAWGIGLIIGPALGGFLAQPAEKYPNLFSRDSLFGRFPYFLPCLAISIFALAVTIATCWLPETLHKHNDNDQSSDDSYDALEAASNESNTKDITEKDEGRESTSKQSLLKNWPLMSSVIVYCVFSLHDMAYTEIFSLWAVSPRKYGGLSYSTEQVGEVLAVSGFSLLVFQISLYPFIERLLGPVMVSRIGSILAIPLLQSYPWIAMLSGFTLTLVINCASVLKNVLSVSVITGLFILQNRAVDQHQRGAANGIAMTGMSLFKAVGPAGGGALFSWSEKRLDASFLPGTQMVFFVLNIVEAVGFLLTFEPFLAQRRQ is encoded by the exons ATGGCTGCAGAGTATAGAGAGCCCCTCTTAAAGAAGAAGCACTATAAGAACTGCCCTGGATGTAAGGTTGATGAAATGAAGGAATTGGAGCAAGGCCTCCCAATTCGGCCACTGCTTTCCATATGGATTATTGTTTTATGCACTG CTCTGCCGATATCATCTCTCTTTCCTTTCCTATACTTCATG ATAAGGGACTTTCATATTGCTGAAAGAGAGGAAGATATTGGCTCCTATGCTGGTTATGTGG GATCTGCATTTATGCTTGGAAGAGCTTTAACATCCGTATCATGGGGAATATTTGCCGATCGTTATGGTCGAAAGCCTGTAATAATTATGGGAACTACTTCAGT GGTTATTTTCAACACCCTTTTTGGCCTTAGTGTAAATTTTTGGATGGCTGTAATTACAAGATTTCTTCTTGGAAGTTTGAATGGCTTACTTGGACCAATAAAG GCATATGCAGTCGAAATTTTTCGAGATGAATACCAAGCATTAGGCCTATCAACC GTTAGCACAGCTTGGGGCATAGGATTGATCATTGGCCCTGCTCTGGGAGGTTTTCTAGCTCAG CCAGCTGAGAAGTATCCAAATCTCTTTTCCAGAGATTCATTGTTTGGAAG ATTTCCATATTTCTTACCATGCTTGGCCATATCAATTTTTGCCTTGGCAGTAACCATTGCTACCTGCTGGCTTCCG GAAACACTTCATAAACACAATGACAATGATCAATCATCTGATGATTCATACGATGCTTTGGAAGCTGCATCTAATGAATCTAACACAAAAGATATAACAGAAAAGGATGAAGGAAGAGAATCAACTTCTAAGCAAAGCCTCCTAAAGAATTGGCCTTTAATGTCATCTGTCATCGTCTATTGTGTTTTCTCCCTTCATGATATGGCCTACACAGAG ATATTTTCTCTATGGGCTGTTAGCCCTAGGAAGTATGGAGGCTTGAGTTATTCGACGGAGCAAGTCGGGGAAGTTCTTGCAGTCTCAG GTTTCAGCCTTCTTGTCTTTCAAATTTCCTTATATCCATTTATAGAGAGGCTTCTTGGACCTGTAATGGTGTCTCGGATTGGAAGT ATCTTAGCCATACCTCTCTTGCAAAGTTATCCTTGGATAGCCATGTTATCTGGCTTCACTCTTACCTTGGTGATAAACTGTGCATCAGTCCTCAAGAATGTTCTATCA GTATCGGTCATAACCGGATTATTCATTCTGCAAAATCGAGCTGTG GACCAGCACCAAAGAGGAGCTGCTAATGGCATTGCCATGACTGGAATGTCTCTTTTCAAAGCAGTTGGCCCTGCAGGAGGTGGTGCATT GTTTTCTTGGTCGGAAAAGCGTCTAGACGCTTCATTTCTGCCAG GTACTCAGATGGTATTTTTCGTCTTGAATATAGTTGAGGCAGTTGGATTTTTGTTGACATTCGAACCATTTCTAGCTCAACGTAGGCAATAA